A genomic region of Chelmon rostratus isolate fCheRos1 chromosome 8, fCheRos1.pri, whole genome shotgun sequence contains the following coding sequences:
- the si:dkey-87o1.2 gene encoding uncharacterized protein si:dkey-87o1.2, with translation MKFAAVLVCLSVAVMVAMILQAVRQEMSLRELKTRMVANSAEVKKKEQVIAEAKAKISELKTTLDSVNAKMGELKRKKMAIDRSTRDLDKNLQTCKKEKGSAVTRTTDIEDTMTELRANHEVLKMKAEEDIQSLKQQILDRDKAICAFADATKEEARRLCGIAEAPK, from the exons ATGAAGTTCGCGGCTGTGTTAGTCTGCCTGAGCGTGGCCGTGATGGTTGCGATGATTTTACAGGCCGTGCGTCAGGAGATGAGCCTGCGTGAATTGAAAACGCGCATGGTGGCGAACTCGGCGGAGGTCAAGAAGAAGGAGCAAGTCATCGCCGAGGCGAAAGCGAAGATCAGTGAGCTGAAGACGACGCTGGATTCCGTCAACGCCAAGATGGGcgagctgaagaggaagaagatggcCATCGACAGATCAACGCGGGACCTTGATAAAAATCTGCAAACCTGCAAAAAGGAGAAG GGAAGCGCTGTGACGAGGACAACGGATATAGAAGACACCATGACTGAACTCAGAG CTAATCACGAAGTGCTTAAAATGAAGGCCGAGGAGGACATTCAGAGCCTGAAACAACAGATTTTGGATAGAGACAAAGCTATTTGTGCCTTTGCAGATGCAACCAAGGAGGAAGCGCG GAGGCTGTGTGGCATCGCTGAAgctccaaaataa